Within the Anaerotignum faecicola genome, the region AGCACGGTATCCCCTGCACGGTAAATCCCAAGCTCTGCGGCAATCGCCTGTGCTGTCAGCGCATGATCTCCCGTAATCATCACAGGACGAATCCCTGCCCTTTGACAAATCTCCACTGCCGCCTGCGCCTCCGGTCTCGGCGGGTCCATCATCCCTGCCATCCCTGCAAATACCAGATCCCTTTCCAGCTCCTCCGCCGTAAAAAAGAGCGGCTCCTCGTCCCATTCCCGAAACGCCACCGCCACCACGCGCAGGGCATTTGCCGCCATCTCGCCGTTTTTCAGCCTTGCCTCGCTTTTTCTTCTGCCATCAAATACAGCCTGTCTGCCGCCATCCAGGCAGTATGCGCATTTCTCAAAAAGAATATCGGGTGCCCCCTTCGTCACAGAAATCCATTTCCCCCCACTGGGATGCACCGTTGTCATCAGCTTTCGCTCCGAGGAAAACGGTACCTCGCCGATTCTGGGCATTTCCTTCCAAAGCCCCTTGAGCGATACCCCGCCTTCCTCTGCCGCCTCCGCAAGTGCCTTTTCCGTCGGCTCCCCAATGATTTTTGTCCCCTGCCGCTTCACATCATTGCAAAGCGTAAACAGCGTCAGAATGAATCTTCGCTTTTCCTCGTCCTGCTCCAACCCCTTCCCGATTGCCGCAAGCCGTGTCACCTTCATGCGGTTTTGCGTCAGCGTCCCCGTCTTATCCGAGCAGATGACCTCTGCACTCCCCAAGGTTTCCACCGCAGGCAGTCTGCGGATAATCGTATTTTTCCTTGCCATCCGCTGCATCCCAATCGCAAGCACAATCGTCACAATCGCAGGCAGTCCTTCGGGAATTGCCGCCACCGCAAGGCTCACAGAGGTCATAAACATCGGAAACGGCGGCTGCCTTCGCAAAAGTCCCATCCCGAAGATAATGCCACAGATAATCAGTGCCCCCATGCCCAGCAGTCTTCCTGTCTCTCCCAGCTTTTTCTGCAAGGGCGTTTCGCGCTCCTCCTGCTCCGCCAAAAGGGCTGCAATCTTCCCGATTTCGGTCGCCATACCCGTTGCCGTCACCGCCACCGTGCCTCTCCCCGCCAGAACGTAGCTTCCTGCAAGCACCATGTTTTTGCGGTCACTCGGCAGCGTTTTCTCCGCCAGAACGCCCTCCTCCTTCTCAATCGCAAGTGCTTCCCCCGTAATCGCGCTTTCCTCCGTTTTCAGCCCTTGGTTTTCCAAAATCCGCCCGTCCGCGCAAATATAATCCCCTGCCGCAAGCAAAAGAATATCCCCCTGCACTACCTCCTCCGCAGGAATTTCCTTCTCCTCGCCGCCCCGCAGCACGCTTGCCTTTGGCGCAGAAAGTGCCTTCAATGCCTCCAATGCCTTTTCCGCTCTGCTCTCCTGCAAAACACCCAGAAACGCATTCAGTACCACAATCGCCAGAATGATTGCCGCATCCAGAAAATCCTTTTCTCCGTTCCAATAGGAAATCGCAACCGAAGCCACTGCCGCTCCAATCAGCAGCAGTATCATAAAATCATTAAACTGCGCCAGAAACCGCCGCCGGAAGCCCTTTTTGCCCTCTCCCTGCTCCGTTCTGTTCCTTCCGTCCGTTTCCAGCCGCTTTTTTGCCTCGTTCTCGCTTAATCCTGTCCGTTCCTCCGTCCGCAATTTTTTCAGCACCTCTGTCGGTGTCATGCTCCACCATTCCATATCCTCACGCTCCGTCTTTTGTTTTTCTGCTTGTCTTTTTTCCCAGTCTATGCGGACAAGCGCAAAAAAAGACCATCCGCATAGGATGGTTAGCAGGAGGTGTTATCCATGCTTTTTTCTCTCTTGCTGGCGTTTTCCCTCAGTCTGGATGCGCTGGGCATCGGTCTTTCCTATGGTCTGCGCAGCATCCGTTTTCGCCCGTCCGCTCTTCTTCTGCTCACGATAGAAGCCTTTCTCATGATGGAGCTGTTTCTTTTTGCAGGGCGGCGGCTTGCGGCAGTTTTCCCCGCGCATCTGGCGGCGCGGTTTTCTCCCATGCTCCTTCTTTTCTTCGGTGTGTGGCTTTGTCTGCAAGGCATGGGGCAAGGAAAGCGGAAGGAGACTTCGCCCCTGCATTCCCCCTCCCTCTGCGATAAAAACGCCTCCTCCCTCATCGAGCCGCGGGAAGCCCTTCTCCTTGGGCTTCTGCTTTCTGTGGATTCCTTTGCCATCGGGCTGAGTGCTGCCGCAGGAGGGATAAATGTAACACTCCTGCCCCTCTTTTCTGCCCTCTTTCAGACATTTTTCCTCGCGTTGGGCGAAAAATGCGGCACAAGGCTCAGCCTCTCCCCTGCCCCGAAAGAAAGCCTCTGGTCGCTCCTGTCCGGCGGCATTTTAATCCTTCTTGCCGTCATACAGCTTTTGGGCAAAAAATAAGCGTACCTCGTAAAGAAGTACGCTTTCTGTCAAAGTCCTGTATTTAATTTCTATGGAAGAGCTTCTTTGTTTCGTATCTTGCCTCACAGGTCAGGTTGATGCCCAGCTTCTTGAATACATTTTCATCCACAGAGGATAGGATTACCGTCGAATGTACCTCGCAGCATTTCAGCTTTTCCAGCTGCTTGAGTGCCAATGCCGCCTTTGGCTCATTCACCGCACAAATACTCAGCGCAATCAGTACCTCATCCGTATGCAGGCGCGGATTTCTGTTGCCCAGATGTCCAACCTTCAGCTTCTGAATCGGTTCGATAATTTCAGGTGCAATGAGCTTCACTTCCTTTGCAATTCCTGCCAGCTTTTTCAGTGCATTCAAAAGCATTGCGGAGGATGCCCCCAGAAGTGCGCTTGTTTTGCCCGTCACGATTGTCCCGTCCGGCAGCTCGATTGCCACAGCAGGCTCGCCCGTTTCTTCCGCTCTCTTGTTTGCCGCTGTCGCAACCGTTCTGTCGGCAATGCTTGTGCCCGCCTGCTTCATCAGAAGCTCCAGCTTATAAATCACATCATCCGCCAGCAGTCCCTTTCTGTGGTCGCAAAGTGCCTTGTAATATCTTCTGACGATTTCCGTTCTTGCCGCCTGACAAACCGCCTCATCGTCAAAAATACAGTTCCCGACCATGTTTACGCCCATATCCGTAGGGGATTTATAGGGGGATTCCCCGTAAATCTGCTCAAACATTGCGTTCAGCACAGGGAATACCTCTACATCACGGTTGTAGTTGATGGTCGTTTCTCCATACGCCTCCAGATGGAAGGGGTCAATCATATTCACGTCATTCAAATCCGCCGTTGCCGCCTCGTATGCCAAATTAACCGGGTGGCGCAGGGGAATATTCCAAATGGGGAAGGTTTCAAATTTCGCATAGCCCGCCTTCACGCCGCGCTTGTTTTCATGGTAAAGCTGAGAAAGGCAGGTTGCCATCTTGCCGCTGCCGGGGCCGGGTGCGGTGATCACCACCAGAGAACGCTCTGTCTCAATATAATCATTCTTCCCGAAGCCGTCCTCGCTCACAATATGGGGAATATTGGCAGGGTAGCCCTCGATGGGGTAGTGCTTGTATACCCGAATTCCAAGGCCCTCCAGCTTCTTTTCATACGCAACCGCGCTTGCCTGTCCGCCAAACTGCGTCAGCACAACGCTGCCTACATACAGCCCATAGCCACGGAACGCATCAATCAGCCGCAGCACATCCGCATCATAGGTAATGCCAAGGTCTCCTCTGACCTTGTTCTTCTCAATATCACCTGCACTGATAACAAGCACAATTTCCGCCTCGTCCTTCAGCTGCACCAGCATATTGATTTTGCTGTCCGGTTTAAAGCCGGGCAGAACACGCGATGCATGGTAATCATCAAACAGTTTTCCGCCGAATTCCAGATAGAGCTTTCCGCCGAACTGGCTGATACGCTCTTTGATTCGCTTTGATTGCATTTGCAGATATTTTTCATTATCAAATCCTAAACGTAACATAATTAACTCTCCCCGATATTTCCTTCGTCAACATCTATAACACAGAAAATTATAACCCTTTTTCATGCTATTTACAAACAAAACTTAGCAAAAAATAACTTCCG harbors:
- a CDS encoding cation-translocating P-type ATPase; translation: MEWWSMTPTEVLKKLRTEERTGLSENEAKKRLETDGRNRTEQGEGKKGFRRRFLAQFNDFMILLLIGAAVASVAISYWNGEKDFLDAAIILAIVVLNAFLGVLQESRAEKALEALKALSAPKASVLRGGEEKEIPAEEVVQGDILLLAAGDYICADGRILENQGLKTEESAITGEALAIEKEEGVLAEKTLPSDRKNMVLAGSYVLAGRGTVAVTATGMATEIGKIAALLAEQEERETPLQKKLGETGRLLGMGALIICGIIFGMGLLRRQPPFPMFMTSVSLAVAAIPEGLPAIVTIVLAIGMQRMARKNTIIRRLPAVETLGSAEVICSDKTGTLTQNRMKVTRLAAIGKGLEQDEEKRRFILTLFTLCNDVKRQGTKIIGEPTEKALAEAAEEGGVSLKGLWKEMPRIGEVPFSSERKLMTTVHPSGGKWISVTKGAPDILFEKCAYCLDGGRQAVFDGRRKSEARLKNGEMAANALRVVAVAFREWDEEPLFFTAEELERDLVFAGMAGMMDPPRPEAQAAVEICQRAGIRPVMITGDHALTAQAIAAELGIYRAGDTVLTGQELEQMSDEALERAAEDCTVFARVSPAHKVRIVKAFQKEGRVVAMTGDGVNDAPALKAADIGCAMGKNGTEVAKGAADMILMDDNFATIVEAVREGRGIYENIRKAVHFLLSSNIGEIMTIFVAMCFGWATPLLPIQLLWVNLVTDSLPAIALGVDPADADSMEQPPRRGNSLFSDGMVSSIALEGAMIGMLALLAFGIGHIYFDEEGAYITGRTMAFAVLSLSQLIHAFNMRSEHSLFRISPLGNPMLLLAFFIGCLMQIGVIMVLPLAEIFKVCPLNGKEWLVVAALALAPLPIVELEKLCDRRRRKK
- a CDS encoding MntP/YtaF family protein, which codes for MLFSLLLAFSLSLDALGIGLSYGLRSIRFRPSALLLLTIEAFLMMELFLFAGRRLAAVFPAHLAARFSPMLLLFFGVWLCLQGMGQGKRKETSPLHSPSLCDKNASSLIEPREALLLGLLLSVDSFAIGLSAAAGGINVTLLPLFSALFQTFFLALGEKCGTRLSLSPAPKESLWSLLSGGILILLAVIQLLGKK
- a CDS encoding DUF1846 domain-containing protein gives rise to the protein MLRLGFDNEKYLQMQSKRIKERISQFGGKLYLEFGGKLFDDYHASRVLPGFKPDSKINMLVQLKDEAEIVLVISAGDIEKNKVRGDLGITYDADVLRLIDAFRGYGLYVGSVVLTQFGGQASAVAYEKKLEGLGIRVYKHYPIEGYPANIPHIVSEDGFGKNDYIETERSLVVITAPGPGSGKMATCLSQLYHENKRGVKAGYAKFETFPIWNIPLRHPVNLAYEAATADLNDVNMIDPFHLEAYGETTINYNRDVEVFPVLNAMFEQIYGESPYKSPTDMGVNMVGNCIFDDEAVCQAARTEIVRRYYKALCDHRKGLLADDVIYKLELLMKQAGTSIADRTVATAANKRAEETGEPAVAIELPDGTIVTGKTSALLGASSAMLLNALKKLAGIAKEVKLIAPEIIEPIQKLKVGHLGNRNPRLHTDEVLIALSICAVNEPKAALALKQLEKLKCCEVHSTVILSSVDENVFKKLGINLTCEARYETKKLFHRN